One region of Sulfurisphaera ohwakuensis genomic DNA includes:
- a CDS encoding arginine--tRNA ligase, whose amino-acid sequence MNPIKEVKLEFAKILSERLSIDQNKIYENFEYPPKEQMGDVSLPLPTVTKNKELLSISDFPYIGKLIREIKKSGIYVNGIINESELFKLIFTNFPEDYGIEKIQKPQRVVVEHTSANPIHPLHVGHLRNAILGDAIARMLKARGHEVNTRFYVNDAGRQVAILTLGYLLLGEPNPPRDEKIDQWIGVIYAITNILIEINQLKKELSNSSEEEYRQKISKLDELISLAGKHREKYPEIFDKLADEISKIENIEEKIQNIIKNYERHSDEKIVNVIRKLVNWTLEGFKDSLKILDIHFDNFDYESDLLWSKRVDEIVKLALSSKNIKEHKGTIALSLDLDPETRKRLNIPLGLELPPLVLVRSDGTTLYTTRDIAYSLYKFEVFSANKVINVIAEQQSVPQMQLRASLYLLGFKDIAENLIHYSYGMVNLQGMRMSGRLGRYISLDEIINEVKEVAENKIKEKGGDLNNLPDIVNSAIRYAILSVSANKPVSFNIKNIVDFDQNSGPYLQYTYARAYNILAKNEEKLDINKVDFSDIVDDKRRLLISIAKFPEVATKAVDELRPEDLLGFMRSIADIFNRWYNFERVLQEPNEGKRMLRLFIVKGVERILYNGLSIVGIKPLKRM is encoded by the coding sequence GTGAATCCTATAAAAGAAGTGAAGCTCGAATTTGCTAAAATTTTATCGGAAAGGCTAAGCATTGACCAGAACAAGATATATGAGAATTTTGAGTACCCTCCAAAAGAACAAATGGGAGACGTTTCACTACCATTACCAACAGTTACTAAGAATAAAGAATTGCTTAGTATCTCCGATTTTCCTTATATTGGAAAACTTATAAGAGAGATTAAAAAATCTGGCATATATGTTAATGGTATCATAAACGAATCTGAGCTCTTTAAACTTATTTTTACTAATTTTCCCGAGGATTATGGCATTGAAAAAATACAAAAACCCCAAAGGGTAGTGGTAGAGCATACCAGTGCCAATCCTATTCATCCCTTACATGTGGGTCATTTGAGAAATGCTATATTAGGTGATGCAATAGCTAGAATGCTAAAAGCTAGAGGACATGAAGTTAATACAAGGTTTTATGTTAATGATGCTGGGAGGCAAGTTGCAATCCTTACTTTAGGTTATCTTTTATTAGGGGAACCAAATCCACCTAGAGATGAGAAAATAGATCAATGGATAGGTGTTATTTATGCCATAACTAACATTCTAATTGAGATAAATCAATTAAAGAAAGAACTTTCTAATTCCAGTGAAGAAGAATATAGACAAAAAATATCTAAGTTAGACGAATTAATTTCACTTGCAGGTAAACATAGAGAAAAATATCCAGAAATATTTGATAAACTTGCTGATGAGATAAGTAAGATAGAAAACATAGAAGAAAAAATACAAAACATAATAAAAAATTATGAGAGACATAGTGATGAGAAAATTGTGAATGTAATTAGAAAATTAGTAAACTGGACATTAGAAGGTTTTAAAGACAGTTTAAAGATATTAGATATTCATTTTGATAATTTTGATTATGAAAGTGATTTATTATGGAGTAAGAGAGTAGATGAGATTGTAAAATTAGCTCTTTCTTCAAAAAATATAAAGGAGCATAAAGGTACTATAGCCCTCTCACTTGATTTAGATCCAGAGACAAGGAAAAGACTTAATATTCCATTAGGGTTAGAACTTCCTCCCCTCGTTTTAGTTAGATCTGATGGAACAACTCTTTATACTACTAGAGATATAGCTTATTCTTTATATAAATTTGAAGTTTTCTCTGCAAATAAAGTAATAAATGTTATAGCTGAACAGCAATCAGTTCCACAAATGCAATTAAGAGCATCATTATATCTTTTAGGTTTCAAAGATATAGCAGAGAATCTTATACACTATTCTTATGGTATGGTGAATTTACAAGGAATGAGAATGAGTGGCAGACTAGGTAGGTATATTTCTTTAGATGAAATAATAAATGAGGTAAAAGAAGTTGCTGAAAATAAAATAAAAGAAAAAGGAGGAGACTTAAATAATTTGCCAGATATTGTTAACTCAGCTATTAGATATGCTATTCTGTCAGTATCAGCAAATAAGCCTGTTTCTTTTAATATAAAGAATATAGTTGATTTTGATCAAAATAGTGGACCTTATTTACAATATACCTATGCTAGAGCGTATAATATATTGGCGAAAAATGAAGAAAAATTAGATATTAATAAAGTAGATTTTAGTGATATAGTAGATGATAAGAGGCGTCTTCTAATATCAATCGCAAAATTCCCAGAAGTAGCTACTAAAGCTGTTGATGAATTAAGACCAGAAGATTTATTAGGATTTATGAGAAGCATAGCAGATATATTTAACAGATGGTATAACTTTGAAAGAGTTTTACAAGAACCAAACGAAGGAAAAAGAATGCTAAGACTATTTATAGTTAAAGGTGTCGAAAGAATTCTATATAACGGTCTTAGTATTGTTGGAATAAAACCGTTAAAGAGGATGTAA
- a CDS encoding adenosylcobalamin-dependent ribonucleoside-diphosphate reductase: MQKADITILSLSKLKVLKRSGKVEEFKSDKIFSKLGIIPEDVMDGILNDIAQNAKDNAIDTRTIADIVERNLIEHSLDHPELMDLAKKYVLARIYNHVFGKGNWKGFDERDLLLTYNALKVLEARYLLKDPNTLRYIETPQMMFRRVAKHLANVERQYGRSEGEVKQLEEKFYKIMSELKFLPNTPTLMNSGTRLGILSACFVIPVRDSMITPNGEGIYDALRAMAVVHQQGGGTGFDFSELRPKGDIVASTAGVASGPVSFMRIFDVSTDVVKQGGKRRGANMGVMHVWHPDIEEFIKAKTGQLKDTQLQNFNISVGVYDYFMQAVERGDVVPLINPRKTKITDWDYYMSKARGYMNEEWIQEVILSELEEKGGTVDLAESKIITIDEALVIAEKENAITQWVNARNLFDEIVKGAWDSGDPGLLFIDTINRRHPVWYLGKINATNPCGEEPLLPWESCNLGSINLEKFVVDGKIDWDGLAETIRYAVRLLDNVIDANRYPLKQIEEATKKTRKVGLGVMGLARMLIKLGIPYDSVDAVYLSYQLAKFIYYHAFKESIEIAKEKGSFPAYDPKLYKDIWESAKDFYEILEIMGIKDKPSDYVKKLTSIVDRLDFDKLKEDRIKYGLRNATVVSVAPTGTISIIAGTSSSIEPLFALAFIRNVAVGKFMEIDPLFLDYLRKYELDNPEVVKKIAETGMIGDNPFMPKSMRKVFRTAHEVSPEYHLLHQAAWQQWNDSGTSKTINLRSEEPPETVERVYMLAWKLGIKGVTVYRDKSKSQQVIYFGIKKEREEVKKEEEKKIQQLLPSSLRIQKKFVEVSETYAGGCKTCEL, translated from the coding sequence ATGCAAAAAGCTGATATTACCATCCTCTCACTCTCAAAGCTTAAGGTTCTCAAAAGAAGTGGTAAGGTTGAAGAGTTTAAATCGGATAAGATATTTTCAAAGCTAGGAATTATACCAGAAGACGTAATGGATGGAATACTTAATGATATAGCTCAAAATGCTAAAGATAATGCTATAGATACAAGAACTATAGCAGATATCGTCGAAAGGAACCTGATTGAACACTCTTTGGATCATCCAGAATTAATGGATCTAGCAAAGAAGTATGTTTTAGCTAGGATTTATAATCATGTATTTGGTAAGGGCAATTGGAAAGGTTTTGATGAAAGAGATTTATTGTTAACATATAATGCGTTAAAAGTATTAGAAGCAAGGTATTTGTTAAAGGATCCAAACACTTTACGTTATATTGAAACACCACAGATGATGTTTAGGAGGGTAGCAAAACATTTGGCTAATGTAGAAAGGCAATATGGTAGATCTGAGGGTGAGGTTAAACAATTAGAGGAGAAGTTTTATAAAATAATGTCTGAGTTAAAGTTCTTACCAAATACACCAACTTTAATGAATAGTGGTACAAGATTGGGAATTTTGTCTGCATGTTTTGTAATTCCAGTTAGGGATTCAATGATTACCCCAAATGGTGAGGGTATTTATGATGCATTAAGGGCTATGGCTGTTGTTCATCAGCAAGGTGGAGGTACTGGATTTGATTTCTCTGAACTAAGACCTAAGGGGGATATTGTAGCTTCTACTGCAGGTGTAGCTTCAGGCCCAGTGTCGTTTATGAGAATATTTGACGTATCTACTGATGTTGTAAAGCAAGGAGGTAAGAGAAGAGGGGCAAATATGGGTGTTATGCATGTATGGCACCCTGATATAGAGGAGTTTATTAAAGCAAAAACTGGTCAATTAAAAGATACGCAATTACAGAATTTTAATATTTCAGTAGGAGTTTATGATTACTTTATGCAAGCTGTAGAGAGAGGTGATGTTGTACCATTAATTAACCCTAGGAAGACTAAGATTACTGATTGGGATTATTACATGTCTAAGGCTAGAGGTTATATGAATGAGGAGTGGATACAAGAGGTTATATTGTCAGAATTAGAAGAGAAGGGTGGTACGGTTGATCTTGCTGAAAGTAAGATAATAACTATTGATGAGGCTTTAGTAATTGCTGAGAAAGAAAATGCTATAACACAATGGGTTAATGCTAGGAATTTGTTCGATGAGATTGTAAAAGGTGCTTGGGACTCTGGTGATCCAGGATTACTATTCATAGACACAATAAATAGGCGCCACCCAGTGTGGTATTTAGGGAAGATAAACGCTACAAACCCATGTGGTGAGGAACCCTTATTACCCTGGGAAAGTTGTAATTTAGGTTCTATCAATTTAGAAAAATTTGTTGTGGATGGTAAGATTGATTGGGATGGTTTAGCTGAAACTATTCGTTATGCTGTTAGGCTTTTAGATAATGTAATAGATGCTAATCGTTATCCGTTAAAGCAGATTGAGGAAGCTACTAAGAAGACTAGGAAAGTTGGTTTAGGTGTTATGGGTTTAGCTAGAATGTTAATTAAACTAGGTATACCTTACGACTCTGTTGATGCTGTGTACTTATCTTATCAACTAGCCAAGTTCATATATTATCACGCTTTTAAGGAGTCAATTGAGATTGCTAAAGAAAAAGGTTCATTCCCAGCTTATGATCCAAAACTGTACAAAGACATATGGGAGAGTGCAAAGGACTTTTATGAAATACTTGAAATTATGGGTATTAAGGATAAGCCTAGTGATTATGTGAAGAAACTCACCTCAATTGTTGATAGATTAGACTTTGATAAACTTAAGGAGGATAGGATAAAGTATGGATTAAGAAATGCTACTGTAGTCTCAGTAGCACCTACGGGCACAATTTCAATTATTGCCGGTACTTCATCATCAATAGAGCCACTATTTGCATTAGCATTCATAAGAAATGTTGCCGTTGGAAAGTTCATGGAAATTGACCCACTATTCCTAGATTACTTAAGGAAATATGAGCTAGATAATCCTGAAGTTGTCAAAAAAATAGCTGAGACTGGCATGATTGGTGATAATCCATTTATGCCAAAAAGTATGAGGAAAGTATTTAGGACTGCACATGAAGTATCACCAGAGTATCACTTGCTGCATCAAGCTGCTTGGCAACAGTGGAACGATTCGGGTACTTCAAAGACAATAAACTTAAGGAGTGAGGAACCACCAGAAACTGTTGAAAGAGTATACATGTTGGCATGGAAGCTTGGAATTAAGGGCGTTACTGTATATAGGGATAAATCGAAGAGTCAACAAGTAATTTACTTCGGAATAAAGAAAGAAAGGGAAGAAGTTAAGAAAGAAGAGGAAAAAAAGATACAGCAATTACTACCATCTTCACTAAGAATCCAGAAAAAATTTGTTGAAGTAAGCGAGACATATGCCGGTGGATGCAAAACGTGTGAATTGTAA
- a CDS encoding transcriptional regulator codes for MQLILPCEYSVKEILPAIRALIAEKLVEEKNLSIYKTADLMGLTPAAVENYLKKRRGTAVKEILRRDKEFMEFLENFSDKVVKEKDINSISSYYCILCAEGKKVLNKNGYKLSHCIVESALGAYNFSLKE; via the coding sequence ATGCAGTTAATCCTTCCTTGTGAGTATTCAGTTAAAGAGATTTTGCCAGCTATTAGGGCGCTAATAGCTGAAAAACTTGTTGAAGAAAAAAATCTTTCTATATATAAAACTGCTGATTTAATGGGTTTAACTCCTGCTGCTGTAGAGAACTATTTAAAGAAGAGAAGAGGTACTGCTGTTAAAGAGATTTTAAGAAGAGATAAAGAATTTATGGAATTCCTAGAGAATTTTAGTGATAAAGTGGTTAAGGAAAAGGATATAAATTCTATATCATCTTATTATTGTATTTTATGCGCTGAAGGTAAAAAAGTGTTAAATAAAAATGGTTACAAGCTGTCACATTGTATTGTTGAAAGTGCTCTAGGAGCTTATAATTTTTCTCTTAAGGAATGA
- the gatE gene encoding Glu-tRNA(Gln) amidotransferase subunit GatE, translated as MTELDYSKIGLKVGLEIHQQLNTAHKLFCKCPTTLHEEYHTQLERYLRPSFSELGEIDIAALFEWQKGKKYVYRVPPNSCLVECDEEPPHIIDEEALSIAVAVSLALHSTLVDEVYVMRKIVIDGSNTSGFQRTAIISLGGYIEDNGQRIGIQTIALEEDAARKITDSPTETIYNLDRLGIPLIEISTAPDIKTPEQAERVALKIGQLLRLTGRVKRGIGTIRQDLNVSIQGGVKTEIKGVQLLELIPDIIKNEARRQYELLRIKEELQKRNLNKDIVKNSFKIVDLTEEFKDTNSKIIRKELEKNGRIYGLKIAGFKGIFGWQLMPNRRFGTEVADYVRALAGLGGLFHSDELPNYGITKEEVEKVRKILQINENDAFIIIVGPKEKLDIATNTILDRILYAFDGVPKETRAALDDGTTKFMRPQPGSARMYPETDIPPRRIDERILELSKQFVPEQPEIKLKKLIELGLSKDLANTMLNSLRLDLFEELVKKYSPKVSPTFIASTLEITVKYVKSKGGDISVITDNILEELIKYVYEDKISKDAVQEILLELATSKTQLNEIIKKYTPLNETELEKIIIETIEENKKEIENKKDKAFNIIMSKVMNKVRGRADSKKIIELIKKHLG; from the coding sequence ATGACGGAATTAGATTACAGTAAAATAGGATTAAAAGTTGGTCTTGAAATTCACCAGCAATTAAATACAGCTCATAAACTATTTTGCAAATGTCCTACAACACTTCATGAAGAATATCACACACAATTAGAAAGATATCTCAGACCATCATTTAGTGAATTAGGAGAAATAGACATAGCTGCATTATTTGAATGGCAAAAAGGTAAAAAATATGTATATCGAGTTCCTCCAAACTCTTGCTTAGTAGAATGTGACGAAGAACCTCCACATATTATTGACGAAGAAGCATTAAGTATAGCTGTAGCCGTTTCTCTAGCACTACACTCTACATTAGTTGATGAAGTTTATGTAATGAGAAAAATCGTAATTGATGGTTCTAATACATCAGGCTTTCAAAGAACGGCGATTATTAGCTTAGGTGGTTACATAGAAGATAACGGACAAAGAATAGGCATTCAGACAATAGCATTAGAAGAAGATGCGGCAAGGAAAATTACAGATTCACCAACAGAAACAATATACAATCTTGATAGACTTGGAATTCCTCTAATAGAAATTTCTACTGCACCAGACATAAAAACCCCAGAACAAGCAGAAAGAGTAGCATTAAAGATTGGACAATTATTAAGATTAACAGGTAGAGTAAAAAGGGGAATAGGTACTATTAGACAAGATCTTAATGTATCTATCCAGGGAGGAGTAAAGACTGAAATAAAAGGAGTACAACTTTTAGAGTTAATACCAGATATTATAAAGAATGAAGCAAGAAGACAATATGAATTATTAAGAATTAAAGAAGAATTACAAAAAAGAAATCTTAATAAAGATATAGTGAAGAACTCTTTTAAAATAGTTGATTTAACAGAGGAATTTAAAGATACTAATAGTAAAATAATTAGAAAAGAATTAGAAAAGAATGGAAGAATATATGGCTTAAAAATAGCTGGTTTCAAGGGAATATTTGGCTGGCAATTAATGCCTAATAGAAGATTCGGTACTGAAGTAGCAGATTATGTAAGAGCATTGGCCGGTTTAGGAGGCTTATTCCACTCAGATGAGCTTCCTAATTATGGTATAACTAAAGAAGAAGTAGAAAAAGTAAGAAAAATCCTTCAAATTAATGAGAATGACGCTTTTATAATTATTGTAGGACCTAAAGAAAAACTAGATATAGCTACAAATACGATTTTAGATAGAATATTATATGCTTTTGATGGGGTTCCGAAAGAGACAAGAGCAGCATTAGATGATGGTACAACTAAATTTATGAGACCACAACCTGGATCAGCGAGGATGTATCCAGAAACAGATATACCACCAAGAAGAATAGATGAAAGAATATTAGAGTTATCTAAACAATTTGTTCCAGAACAACCTGAAATAAAATTAAAGAAATTGATAGAATTAGGACTTAGTAAGGACTTGGCTAATACAATGCTAAATAGCTTAAGATTAGATTTGTTTGAAGAATTAGTTAAGAAGTATTCTCCAAAAGTATCTCCTACATTTATAGCATCTACATTAGAAATAACAGTAAAATATGTAAAAAGTAAAGGTGGTGATATTTCCGTTATTACTGATAATATACTAGAAGAATTAATAAAATATGTATATGAAGATAAGATAAGTAAAGATGCTGTGCAAGAAATTCTATTAGAATTAGCAACGAGTAAAACTCAGCTTAATGAAATAATTAAGAAATATACTCCATTAAATGAAACAGAATTAGAGAAAATTATAATAGAAACAATAGAAGAAAATAAAAAAGAAATAGAAAATAAAAAAGATAAAGCGTTTAACATAATAATGAGCAAAGTAATGAATAAAGTAAGAGGAAGAGCGGATAGTAAAAAAATAATTGAACTAATAAAGAAGCATTTAGGATGA
- the gatD gene encoding Glu-tRNA(Gln) amidotransferase subunit GatD has protein sequence MLEGYRGKALEFLSSHNVDVGDLIELQKDGLSIKGVVMPSYSKEDDIIVIKLDNGYNIGVSISGISNFKLVEKKRQNIQVSKGEQKPLKEKSEVKIISTGGTIVSKVEYETGAVRPALTTEEIINFMPEINEIAKIDAEVLFSILSENMKPEYWIKIAESAKKALDEGNLGVVIAHGTDTMAYTASALAFSFKSLTGPIVLVGSQRSSDRPSSDSPINLYSAILVAKNSPFAEVTINMHGESSDTYTLVHRGVKVRKMHTSRRDAFQSINDIPLAKVFWKEKEIKLLRDDYIKRKEENALDAKFDTRVFLLKYYPGINPEIIEYLISSGIRGIIVEGTGLGHTSTEFVDYFKKATKDGVFIGMTSQCLFGRVNMNVYTTGRLLQESGVTPLEDMLPETALVKLMWVLAHESDLDKIRSLMLTNFVGEINYRHVPEYFPRWFHDGIRLQ, from the coding sequence ATGTTAGAAGGTTATAGAGGTAAGGCATTAGAATTTTTATCCTCTCATAATGTTGATGTAGGAGATCTAATAGAGCTACAAAAAGATGGGTTATCGATAAAAGGGGTAGTAATGCCAAGCTATTCTAAGGAAGACGATATAATAGTTATAAAATTAGATAATGGATATAATATAGGAGTTTCGATAAGTGGAATTTCTAACTTTAAATTAGTTGAAAAAAAGAGACAGAATATCCAAGTTAGTAAAGGAGAGCAAAAACCCCTAAAAGAAAAGAGCGAAGTTAAAATAATTAGTACAGGTGGAACGATAGTAAGTAAAGTAGAATATGAGACTGGCGCTGTAAGACCAGCACTAACAACTGAAGAGATTATAAATTTTATGCCCGAAATAAATGAGATTGCAAAAATAGATGCAGAAGTATTATTTTCTATCCTAAGTGAAAATATGAAACCTGAATATTGGATTAAAATAGCAGAAAGTGCAAAGAAAGCCTTAGATGAAGGAAATTTGGGCGTTGTAATTGCTCATGGCACAGACACTATGGCTTATACTGCTTCAGCTTTAGCTTTTTCATTTAAATCTCTAACCGGACCTATAGTTCTTGTAGGATCTCAGAGAAGTAGTGATAGACCTAGCAGTGACTCTCCAATAAATCTCTATTCTGCTATACTAGTAGCTAAAAATTCTCCATTTGCAGAAGTGACTATCAATATGCATGGAGAAAGCTCAGATACATATACTTTAGTACATAGAGGAGTAAAAGTAAGAAAAATGCATACTAGTAGAAGAGATGCTTTTCAATCTATAAATGATATACCCTTAGCGAAAGTTTTTTGGAAGGAAAAAGAAATTAAACTTCTGAGAGATGATTATATTAAAAGAAAAGAAGAAAACGCTTTAGATGCAAAATTCGATACAAGAGTATTCCTGTTAAAATACTATCCTGGTATTAATCCTGAAATAATAGAATATCTAATTTCTTCTGGAATTAGAGGAATAATAGTTGAGGGAACAGGATTAGGTCACACATCTACTGAATTTGTAGACTATTTCAAAAAAGCAACTAAAGATGGAGTATTTATAGGAATGACGTCACAATGCTTATTTGGAAGAGTAAATATGAACGTTTATACTACGGGAAGATTATTGCAAGAATCTGGTGTTACTCCATTAGAAGATATGTTACCAGAAACAGCACTTGTAAAACTTATGTGGGTTCTTGCACATGAATCTGATTTAGATAAAATAAGAAGTTTAATGCTTACTAATTTTGTAGGGGAAATAAACTATAGGCACGTACCAGAATACTTTCCAAGGTGGTTCCATGACGGAATTAGATTACAGTAA
- a CDS encoding 30S ribosomal protein S30e, translating into MPSHGSLTKAGKVRNATPKMPKKERHKEVPRVRNRIEYEKRVVKARQSKQAVAAR; encoded by the coding sequence ATGCCATCCCACGGTTCGCTCACAAAAGCTGGGAAAGTAAGAAATGCTACACCTAAAATGCCAAAAAAAGAAAGGCATAAAGAAGTTCCAAGAGTTAGAAATAGAATTGAATATGAGAAGAGAGTTGTAAAAGCTAGACAGTCAAAACAAGCTGTAGCTGCTAGGTAA
- a CDS encoding C/D box methylation guide ribonucleoprotein complex aNOP56 subunit (functions along with aFIB and aL7a; guides 2'-O-methylation of ribose to specific sites in RNAs), whose translation MKVYIVEHAIGSFAYDEQGKLIDFVLSSKDLGKVVDSLLDNEKGIPLPTTIELIQKIKPEEVVVENEAEIPNLQQLGVKASYEIHNLGSRIFRESLPKIAIETKFASSENDLYSFLYEVSFEYTRRKLRTAASKRDLLAIQAIRAIDDIDKTINLFSERLREWYSIHFPELNKLVEDHELYASIVSKFGHRDEITNTGLDEIGVNKDLSTKILDASKKSIGADITDVDIRSIKMLSDTILELFRIRSELTDYVESVMKEVAPNVTALVGPTLGARLLSLAGSLEDLAKMPASTIQVLGAEKALFRALRKGGKPPKHGVIFQYPAIHTSPRWQRGKIARALAAKLAIAARIDAFSGRFIGDKLNEELKKRIEEIKTKYAQPPPRKPQEQKRKEEERKGKKGGREKRKGRR comes from the coding sequence ATGAAAGTATATATCGTGGAACATGCGATAGGGTCGTTTGCATATGATGAGCAAGGTAAGCTTATAGACTTTGTATTGAGTAGTAAGGACTTAGGAAAAGTTGTAGATTCTTTACTAGATAATGAAAAAGGTATTCCATTGCCAACTACCATAGAATTAATTCAGAAGATAAAACCAGAAGAAGTAGTAGTGGAGAATGAGGCAGAAATACCAAATTTGCAACAGTTAGGTGTTAAAGCTTCTTATGAGATACATAATCTTGGAAGTAGAATATTTAGAGAATCATTACCCAAGATAGCAATAGAAACAAAGTTTGCATCCTCAGAGAACGATTTATACTCATTTTTATATGAAGTTTCTTTTGAATATACTAGAAGAAAATTAAGAACTGCAGCCAGTAAAAGAGACTTACTAGCAATCCAGGCTATTAGGGCAATTGATGATATTGATAAAACTATAAATCTATTTTCGGAAAGATTAAGAGAATGGTATAGTATTCATTTCCCAGAACTTAATAAGCTTGTAGAAGATCATGAACTTTACGCTTCTATTGTTTCAAAATTTGGACATAGGGATGAGATAACAAATACGGGGTTAGATGAAATAGGAGTGAATAAAGATCTGAGCACTAAAATTTTAGATGCATCGAAAAAGAGTATTGGAGCTGATATTACTGATGTAGATATAAGATCAATTAAGATGCTAAGCGATACCATATTAGAGCTTTTCAGAATAAGATCAGAACTTACAGATTATGTTGAATCAGTTATGAAAGAAGTAGCTCCTAATGTTACTGCTTTAGTAGGACCAACACTAGGTGCACGATTATTAAGTTTAGCTGGTAGCCTAGAAGATTTAGCTAAAATGCCTGCTAGTACAATCCAGGTCTTAGGTGCAGAGAAAGCTCTGTTTAGAGCTTTAAGAAAAGGAGGCAAACCGCCAAAACACGGTGTTATATTTCAATACCCGGCAATTCACACTTCTCCGAGGTGGCAAAGAGGTAAAATTGCAAGAGCATTGGCTGCTAAATTGGCAATAGCTGCTAGGATAGATGCTTTTAGTGGCAGATTTATAGGTGATAAATTGAATGAAGAGTTAAAGAAAAGGATTGAGGAGATTAAGACAAAGTACGCTCAACCTCCACCAAGGAAGCCACAAGAACAAAAGAGAAAAGAAGAAGAAAGAAAAGGTAAAAAAGGAGGAAGAGAAAAAAGAAAAGGTAGGAGATGA
- a CDS encoding fibrillarin-like rRNA/tRNA 2'-O-methyltransferase — MSELVKISKTQFENVFQCEFNDGTVRLCTKNLAPGFSVYGERLFKVEGIEYREWNAFRSKLGGAILKGLKQNPIVKGTKVLYLGAASGTTPSHVSDIVELEGKVYGVEFSPRVVREFLLVAQHRPNLFPILADARFPQYYRTLVEDVDVLYVDIAQPDETDIAIYNAKFFLKNGGYMMMAIKARSIDVTKEPTEIYEMEVNKLKENNFDVIQVIQLDPYDKDHAMVLAKYKGK; from the coding sequence ATGTCAGAATTAGTTAAGATTTCAAAAACACAGTTTGAAAATGTATTTCAATGTGAATTTAATGATGGTACAGTAAGGCTTTGTACTAAAAACTTAGCTCCAGGGTTTAGTGTTTATGGTGAGAGGCTATTTAAAGTAGAAGGGATAGAGTATAGAGAATGGAATGCTTTTAGAAGTAAACTAGGCGGTGCTATTCTAAAGGGTTTAAAACAGAATCCTATTGTAAAAGGAACTAAAGTACTTTATTTGGGTGCAGCTTCTGGAACCACTCCAAGTCATGTTTCTGATATAGTTGAATTAGAAGGAAAGGTATATGGAGTAGAGTTTTCTCCTAGAGTGGTTAGGGAATTTTTACTTGTTGCTCAGCATAGACCTAATTTATTTCCCATTTTAGCAGATGCTAGATTTCCGCAATATTATAGGACTCTTGTAGAAGATGTTGATGTGTTATATGTAGATATTGCTCAGCCAGATGAAACAGATATAGCAATATATAATGCTAAATTTTTCCTTAAAAATGGCGGATATATGATGATGGCAATAAAAGCTAGAAGTATTGACGTTACAAAAGAGCCTACTGAAATCTATGAAATGGAAGTTAATAAGTTAAAAGAGAATAACTTTGATGTTATCCAGGTTATTCAACTAGATCCTTACGATAAAGACCATGCAATGGTGTTAGCAAAATATAAGGGAAAATAA
- a CDS encoding DUF61 family protein, which produces MIDKIFEIGLKNFLSFYPQDFVSIREALDGKLNIRLSDGYSHLLKKEEVEKISHYIPLYLWSLVRIPFVILKTMEPGEYIVNGSEWEIKALSILLNKDVSKGLRTGDIEKLIKEYKSLIIITLSPINLANEDEENGYY; this is translated from the coding sequence ATGATAGATAAAATTTTTGAGATAGGATTAAAGAATTTTTTAAGTTTTTATCCCCAGGATTTCGTAAGTATTCGTGAAGCTCTTGATGGGAAATTAAATATTAGATTATCTGATGGTTACTCTCATTTACTAAAGAAGGAAGAAGTAGAAAAAATCTCACATTATATTCCTCTTTATTTATGGTCATTAGTAAGAATTCCTTTTGTAATATTAAAAACTATGGAACCCGGCGAATATATTGTAAATGGTAGTGAGTGGGAAATAAAGGCATTGTCAATATTACTTAATAAAGATGTAAGTAAGGGATTACGTACGGGAGATATTGAAAAATTAATAAAAGAATATAAATCTTTAATAATTATAACATTAAGTCCTATTAATTTAGCTAATGAGGATGAGGAAAATGGTTACTATTGA